ttcacttttctttttggaggtgaagaaaaatattattattctcTTCATATCCATATATAATAGTTATAAAATGTGTTCTACATTTACAAGCACAAGCCCTCCAAAATAATCAAGCACacaattaaaacttttttttggtacCGTTAATTCTATACAATAACCATTTTGACAACTTAGcccaattgaagaaaaaaacaacaacttctgcacacaaaatagcgatgagaacatttccatcttttattaacttacatTGTGCTCTTACGTAGCCTTATAAATAGACCTtacttgtgtgttgttgtttttttcagattagacagaACATTTTGTCAAATCAGAATGTGGTACTTTTGAAACTGACACAAGACGCAACACATTTACCGCAAATGATTCTTATGGgacccaaacaacaacaacaacaacaacaacaacattgactTCGGTAAGGCCACGGATGGGAATAGTTTGCTTCTCCGCATCTGTTGCCATCGGCGTTAATGCCGTTCCTCGTGTCGCCTGTGACGTAGTTCATTCTGTTTTAGGAGACAGCAAGATGTTGAGCaatcaagaagaaaaagaaatcctCAAGTCCAGAGACCTGAAAAGTCTGCCTAAATACAGTCATAAAGTCTATTGTACTTTGTTATGATTGCCCCCCACAGCGCATGGTGGTACCGGCTGGTAACGAGCGTCCTTCTTCTGTTGcagctttttccatttttcactcGTCTTCCCGGAAACGTGTCGCGTTATCCGCCGATTGCCCAAAAGGGGTCGCTTCCGAGCACACGTTTGCACCACATCGGACGTTCGGATTGAACTGTAAATGAGCGGATGAAAACACTGATATGCTGACGAGCGCATGAAAGCACACACATTAGGCACGCATCGAGGGACGAAAGCTCCGGCCGGGACTCCAACTGGTTTAGCACATCGCAACGGATCACGGCAGGACCCCACATCCGATAGAAATACGCATCCTCTGGCTTATGCTCGCATGCATCGGTGTTCGCGTACACGTACGCACACTCTCCCGTACATGGAAGCCAATTGAACATTTATCGATATCCTTGTCATCCGtctactagtacgctctttgtcctcactagtcaGGCGCACGAGTAGAATGCACCTGACTGGCAACACTCCATTCTTCCACTTCTGTATGACATTTATTGACACGGGTAGGGCAACTACATGTTACTGTTGAGGCCAAACTGCGCACTAGTTGACAACGTTGTCGTACTAGTGACGTGATCCAATTCTAGCAGTTAACCTGGAGAGTCGCACACAGATGTCAACCAGTGCGCGGTTATTAGCGAGACGTAGTTGTGCGACGGGTTTGCCAGAACGTCTCCAACTCGTGTGCAGAAAAGTCACCCGCTAGCGGGACAAAACAGGACTTAGTCGTTCTACTGGCGTGAGGAAAAGAGCGTACTAGTGCGCGGCTACGAAGGACTTGAAATAAGTGGTCACACGGCTCGCCGTTTGCGCGTCGTTCTAAATGACGGCTGCAAATCACACACACTTGAGTTCCACATTGTCGCCGGCGTGTTTTTTCATGTGCTTACTCAAACCCGACTGATAGCAGAAACTCGTGTTGCAGATGGAGCAGGAGAAGGTTTTTTCTCCAATGTGTGTTCGGATGTGTCTGATCAAACTTCTCTTCAGGGAGAATCTTTCACCGCAGAAGGAGCATATGCACGGCTTTTCCCCCGTGTGGCGCCTCATGTGCCTTATCAGATTTCTCTTGTTGCCGAAGGTTTTGTCGCATTGGGGACATTGCGGTTTCTCCCCGAAGTGAGTTTCCATGTGTTGAAACAACGCGGACTGAAACGTAAAACTCGAGTTGCAGaccgagcaggaaaaaggtttttctcccgtgtgtttTCTGGTGTGCGTGATTAAATAATCCTTGCGGGAGAATCTTTTCCCGCAATCTGAGCACAGgaaaggtttctctcctgtgtgaCATCTCATGTGTCGTTTCAGATTCCTCTTGTTTCCGAATGTTTTGTCACACTGCGTGCATTTGACGTGTTTGTCGTCGGCGTGACCCGCCGCGTCCCCTTTTGAGCGCTCGTCGTCGGTGTCGGACATCGTGTCGCCGCTATCTGAAAGCGGAGCCAAGCGGCTGTTC
This sequence is a window from Phycodurus eques isolate BA_2022a chromosome 2, UOR_Pequ_1.1, whole genome shotgun sequence. Protein-coding genes within it:
- the LOC133415291 gene encoding zinc finger protein 572-like — its product is MLRPSKKYLRFLREPSRSTRRNFVGRKRRTSDNVNCWTLFSKSLDTYQTSARKSFVLSGRSTSSGLERAGPQPAYIKVEEEGGHLQGPDFSVYRVIVKSEDDEDKGQREESGGAEPPSGSSSRRATTEGGGGRCGRSKANSRLAPLSDSGDTMSDTDDERSKGDAAGHADDKHVKCTQCDKTFGNKRNLKRHMRCHTGEKPFLCSDCGKRFSRKDYLITHTRKHTGEKPFSCSVCNSSFTFQSALFQHMETHFGEKPQCPQCDKTFGNKRNLIRHMRRHTGEKPCICSFCGERFSLKRSLIRHIRTHIGEKTFSCSICNTSFCYQSGLSKHMKKHAGDNVELKCV